Sequence from the Nilaparvata lugens isolate BPH chromosome 10, ASM1435652v1, whole genome shotgun sequence genome:
GCACTTTAGTGAATCTTTATATCAAtgaaatacaattattttttcaaataattcatactagtgaccccctgggttggagaactcgctaatgatctgttgtattgtaatctttgaatcCCACAACTTTCAATAATACAGAGTTGgcgaaaattatggaaacagctggaTATTTTTtacacaagaataatttgacagtagattTCATTGGAAACCTATTCGAAATAAGgttctatttgaaataaaaatactctgtcgcttcaacctCTTCGTTCCTcatatgaattcaaattcatgttcataaattaatgagaaagtggtcatgtgatacagtTCGATACAGTTCAAGTAACCACAGTTCAAGTTCATGTGGTCATTTCGATACagttcaagagaaaatgaatgaccAAAACCACACACATCTCAACCCATATCAGTTTGTTGGTGTAGAAGTtgtaaactattttgtaaattaaccagctgaaataatgtgtcagcgcatgaaggACTGTCTGTGTGATTGCTcacaaatagcctcagctgatgttatgaatgaatgaatggaaaaactgtagtaattgcatgcaatgaaataattcattgactgactaaatgataaatcacaacaatttcTTTCTTATACACTTTCAATGTAATGTGTTATATCCCGAAAAAAGACGAAggtaaattttgttgtccaacgaacttgatctgtaaaaaTAGTggaagaatatgtgttcaaaatttgaagctgattgatcaattctttctaaagttattgtagaacatacaagcAGACGGATAACGACTTTGACCTCGAGTTCAAAGTAAGAACTCTAAAAAAATACTTAGGGTTCACAGGTTACAAGGTTATAAAGGCTACAACTGTTTCATACAATATTGCAAGCTACTTTttatatattgatataatatcataaatataaaataaatgactGAGAATTCCTCACCTAAATGCGGAATAGATGTCATAGCACATGACATTCAACCAAAAGTAACCAGCCAGCAAAAAGAAGTACATTGTGTATgctaaaaaatagaataaaatattagttTATCAATTAGAAATCAATTGCACAGCATTTGTTAATACAGTCATTTATTAGAATAGTGATCCATATTTCGCCAGGAAAATTATAGTTTCCAGTAAAacgtaattgaaaaaatattgtttaacTACAAAATTACTTTGTATTAAACTTTCAGTAGAATTAAACTTTTAGTAATAAATATATGTTATTTATCCCGAATAGTTTAGCATGGTGTGAATTTGATCACATTTCATCATAAATAGGCCTATTGTATAGGGCTATAAGTTGagattatatataattattgtcatgttattatttatattatattgttgagaaCAAGTTCAATTGAACCTAGTATTCTAATATTTTCTTTTCAGCAGGATACTTTAAGAGAAgctaataattgataattcaactgattcaagaagaagaaggagatagtAAGAAACTTTcgtgaaaatatttcatctgtaagaaattaaatacaaaatcatTAATAATCGACTACTTTAGAATCCTATAGTTTTCCTTCCATTTCCTCATTCGAATGAAGTAATTTGAAATCAACACTTTCTAAATAGGTGACACATTCTCAGACATTTCAAAGTCATTATCGAATAGCAAATGACCACTTCTGTTACAGTCGTTCTATAGTCTTTCCATTACTAGAAGTCCCAAATTTCCAATTCCTTAAAGaccaattgaataaaatgaatggttTTGAATGGAAAAGTTTGTATTTGCTTCAAATAATACGTATGCCAAGAGACAGATGTATGATTCTATGTGTATGTTCTCATTTCGGGTGCTCAAATGTTGTACGGTATTGGAAATACTTTGAAATAATGCTAAaacataataggcctacacCAAAAATCTttggtttttatttttctataacaCCTTGATTAGGTGCAGAGgttcagctagggtctaaaaatctTATGTTGAGAGGACTTCAATATTTCGCCAAAGATATgctcaaaattgttttttttcttttttgacatcatctgttcaatctaatagaatttataaggacggcaaaaaatcgtacttCGAAAAGTCGATGTTTATGTAACTAGCTTAAAATTCGCTTCAAACGGTTAGCATTCCTTTATGCTGATTATTCAACAAAAACTGCCAGTTCCAAGTGAATCTCATTAAAAGTACCTACAGTAGCCATCCTATTTGGTAAGCTCTCCTACGGAAATTCCTGATACAGAAATTTCCCACCACTTAACATGGAGATAAAATATTTCCTAGTATTTCATTCTTTTTGTTATGAATCTTAAAGATAAGTTTTCTGGCGCACATCCTTTGTTACAGGATGTTTTgatgttataatattcattcaatatagtaatgatatCGTCAAGCaatatcaaaacaaaaacattaaTGCGGTTAGAGTTCAGTATtgaagaaaccacaaatatacTGCGGTTCAATTCcaacagaaataatagttgcaAGAAAGTTGATTATCGATTGACATTTTAAATGGGGAAATAAACTCCGAAATATACGATGAAACTTGATGAAACGATGCAgactattatatttattaattaaacgTACTGAGTTGATTTTTACTGTCTTAACTTCTTCAGCCATGCTCAAGTAGTCGATCCATGCAAAATATAGTCAGACTGAGAATGGAAAATCAGAAGATGGttaactatattattttttgaaatttcattggaaatgaaattgtaactgaaaatagattaaaaataggtagtcattttaaatagtaatgaaaatagGACCAAACCTGTTTTTCATTCCCAATTATAGCCTACTATATTATGTATTCCTATCATTgataaatgaatggataaataaactCACCAATGAATCTACAAAGATATTTAGGTTCGCGGGTGGATTTGAACTGTTGGGAAGCCAGAAGTGAGTAGCCGATTATGAGTGCACCAagcatgttcatcatgcatttTGCTGGGATATTCCTCAGTGCAGGCAGCAGAATGTACACAATCAGAGTAATGACCAGGAAGAAGATATTCACAACTAAAAAGTATGGGTAGACTTTCAATGCTTCCTTAGGTGGAATCACAGGTTCAAAACATCCATAATAATGCATAGTTCCAGTTGTTGCATTGACTTCCATGCAGAATTCCTCCATTTTGAAATGGTTGATTCCATTTGGCACATCATCTGGCAGTGGAAATTTGATTTGGCCATCTTCCAACAGAGCCGAaccttcaatttcatcatcAAACGGTACGAAAAAATCACACGTGAAATTCTGATCAGTGGACACGACGATTACATGGAAATGGTCCCGCGGTACATCCATCACTAACTCCAAGTTTCCATCGCTGTCTTCTCTGTAGACTTCGTATTCTGGCAACTGTTGTCTCACACTGGTTGTGTTGTCTGGCACACAGTCCAGGTTATCAGCGACAAAACCATCCGGACAACACTTTTGAACACACTTTTTCACCTTGCAAATACAACCCCAGTACCTACTGATATCGTGCCAATATTCTCCGGCCTTGTACTTTGTTCCATCAGTTGCTTTAAAGGTCAGATCGTCGTCAATTTCCCCCTCAATAGGTACACTGAATTTCATGTCACATGCTGCTGATTGACTGACTGTTTTTGGTAGGTAGCTTGTCAACAAAAGGCATGTTCCTAAAGTAGCCAGCATTTTGGAGAAATTCCTAGGGCGCAGTaaattaaagaaataataaaaatcaacaatctCCATTTCTCCAAGAGTTCTATAAAAAAGAATTCTCCAATACTCTACGAACACATAAATACTgtatatgtttataatattcataaaactACATGTCACCTATTTCCACTTAGGGTTTTAATTCGGTTATAACTCCGGCTATAATTCCAATATCTACAAAACTGGACATCACCTGGTTATAAGTTTTCTCTAATAAGCTACTCACATTTATGAATTGGGTTACAATTTATTCCAGTATTCACAAAACTGTAGGCTACCGTTCATCACCTATTGCCACTGAAATAACAATGACTTGCACGTATAGTCTATCTATTCAGCACGCTTTACTcttgaaaatgttacttttaCTGTTCACTACCCATCACAACCACCCCAGAAATTTTAACGTCCGAATTGTTTTCTCTATGTATGATGCCGTAGATTTGAAATCAAATCTTTCTAGTAAGAAAAATCTAGTGAAATCATTTTAGtagaaacaaaattcaacactATTTTTTATGTTGATGTAAAGTGTTTTAAAGTTGATCAAATTATTGGTAGAGATAGAATAGTTTATTCAACAAGATATTGAACCAGGTGTATTGTCTTCAGTCGTATTAAAGTAGCAACGTTTCCAAATGTACCTACCTATCTATAGGCCTATTATAGTTATTCAGTTATAGCAGAGACTAGAAATATAGTTAAATATAAATACCATAAATATACACTTATAggctatcaaaattaaatgttCATACCAAATTATATTGTGAGTAATAATACTATAAAATTAAAGATTTTCAGGCGAATGTGATATATTAGAAGAAGCAACACCTTGTTTTCTAGATATGTCATTTTCTACACACACTGTTCAAAACTGAAAAGTTCCTTTCATTTCTGAATGTACGGTAGCTACTGTACTAAATTATTAACCAGATAACAGTTATGAGGCACTCCGAGAAAAACACTGAAACCACTAGAACTTAGGAGAAGTTCTTATTTCGGTTTATCCTCTAAGAAGAGACTGCAAACTGAGAAGGTCGCATATACACTGACACCGAGTGACGATATGAAGcgtaaatatttaaaattgaacGCCAAGGCGTGTTTATGTGTTTCTACCAGCACCAGGTTCGCCAACCTATCGCAGTTGCGCTTATTCCccctccctacacacagatgtaTAGTCTAATAGGGGATTCCGAAATAATTTATGTTGTttattagtccaggcaacgaatgctcaaaaaaggtacATCCCAAGATACTTTCGTGTGAACCAGAAAGAAAAAACGCAACTTTTAAACCTccctcatcccttaagcacacaaggggtagggaactctagtccaaacaaagctgcaaggtcaattattgtgttccaaacattccctccaaatttccctgtcaattgatctattgttaaactgaagattctaggctcaactcacacttacgcgactcaggtcgagaagagactgcgactctagtctcttcttgacgcagcatgtgtttccaaatggtgacactcagaccagtcgattctagtctccgcgacgtcaccatttgaaaacacatgcatCGTTTCCAATGCCACACCCCCTCATCATTTCTTGCACAAATGCAACAGGTGGTTTtttgaaaacagttttttttgcattcatggatttcatgaaaatgcaaatctcccagatttggttgatattcgggctatggaTAAAGGTTCACCTAACAAGAGtgtcgtgctataatatgagacgtttcgctacaatacagggtgagttattcactgaaacagagaaatcactcatattcaaatgcttataactcaagaataggagtGAGTGCATtttgccaatgtgatgacatattattattgttcctatcgtcaagtactatcattcctgagTTTGAgcgaattttcaaatttacaaaatatgatgaattgtaaaaatatgaatcaattgataaatttaattctTTATTATCGTACCAAGAATTTTATGTGGAATAGTCGAATGTGTGATTTCCTCATCTATTTCTCTCCCATATTTTTCATCCTTATCAATTAATTGTGTGATTCATTCAATCATCTTGTCCCTCTccaattacaataaatttcaagtgaGTTCCGAACCACTCTGCAGCTGGAAAGAACCACCGTAGTGTGTCACTGACACAGCTGCAACAGAGGAAACATAGATTAGACACACAGGAAAAAGTGAACACACAATTATATATAGtgtggttcacgttataatggcagtatgtgatcaacattggtgttgctatccttgtctatcattcgatgatgcagtttcaaattttttcaTACTACACAAAAATGTCCTCACatacataattaattaattatttgtcaaATTCTCTCATAAAACTGTTCCACACATTTTTCCAGCCTTCATCTACAAGTATTGAATTGAAGTGATGTCTTTTACAGCTTTACTGGTGAGATGTTCTACATCGTTGTCATGTACTAGTACCTAGTCGTTTCAAAAGGTTTCATACATCGCGGTTTTTGTTGTTGTATTTTGTTGGATGTCATAGGGAAACCATCAAAATTTGTCAGATAATGAGACAATAAATTTTCCCCAACAGTAGAGTTAGTTGTACAACgtacatttttatttaaaattattcattgatttttcgATAACTACACTTCTTGTGTAATTACCGTACTGTAATGAATAGAATTAAGTAAATTTGTGAATaagtaatgaataaattcattattttaaaatgaaattaaccataaattaattaatttccgTGAGGTTACACGGAATTGTTGTCAGTACACATGTTtatttcacacacacacacacacacacacacacaccacacacacacaccacacacacacacacacacacacacacacacacacacacacacaaataggCCTACCAACACATAGATTTATACATTTATAGATTTAATACAGCAGGCTACCAAGGACCATCAAGGATAATCATGGATCATCATGGATTCCCTGGCCCTGACCTCATATTAGTTTGATAGttttaaaactaaatttaaattttgagtAACTCATAGCTTTTGCATAGAAGTCTgacatattttgaaaatattcctGTTAACGTAAAAATGAGTAACTAATTTTGTATTCATGTTTTTTGTCATAGATATAGCGTCCCTTATTCTGTCCCTTTGTGATGAGGTATGAAGACAGTATCGACTCACACCAATACAGCCAGACCCTGTACTGAGTACCAATTGCTGCCAATCATAGAGCTGGAGGCCTATTTCAGAGGGCTTGGCATGCTGATTATGCTTCCAGCTCAGTGAGACAAACTCACTcctctttaaattcttcaaaaatattaGCACCCTCATCAGGAACTCCTTAGAAATAGGAAATGTAGATTTGATTCTGCAGTCAGCACACTTCTTAGATTAAGAATAGGGTTTCAGCACATTTATAGATCTAGCTCAGGTCCCTCACCACACACGGTTTATTTGAATGCACCAACAGATCTAAAATACCGCTTTTAGGACCTGATTTGTTGAGTGAAAGACAACATTGACATCCACCAATGCAGCCAGACCCTGGGGTGGTTGTTAACTGTCGATCACTTGGAGCTAGAATCTCAATTCAGCGGGCTTTGCATACTGATTTGATGGCCCACTCTGTCTCTGTCACCCAAAAATCAACCTCTTTTTCCTATCCAGGTCTGTTGGAGgcattttttctattgtattttctgttttttcttgTGTACGTGTCATGTGAATTAAAGGCTAGGCTCGAGGCTCCAATTGAGCTGGGTAAACTCATAGTTTTAAGAGTTTCTTTTGACAATGTGTAATATTGTTATAACTACAATATATAAGGTTTATTTGAAGTGTCTCAATGTGTAATAGTTGTAAGGTTGTATTGTTTCCAGGTTTTAAATAATCTCAACTTTTTTTAATATGTGTCCTAGGACCACCCCCTGTCCCCTACAAATGGCACCCCTGATTGTGCAAAAAATATAGATTCTCTTTACATGGGGGTTTTCTTTTTTGTAGAACATTTTTTGGGtcagaaataagaaataaaatggGACACATTTATTCCAAAACCCTTAGATGATATGGGTTAcaataacaaatattttgaatgctttttataaacaattattttaataaaacaaataattcatGCAAATGATATCTTAATATATATATCgccatataattatatcaatagcCTATAAACATTTGTGAATTTAGCCGAAAAGCAGCATTATAAAATTCTTAAATAGAATACTGGCATTTTATTCATTGTTAACAGTACACATCAATACAACATAAAAGATTCAAGATCaattgaataatgtatttttcaaatgaaaatgctgGAAAACTTGTGGAGAACCATAGCTTAATAATACGGTTCACTTCTTTTGAAGGAAATCATCTCTCGAGCAAGCATCTGGTTAGAAcaaaactattctcaattgaAATACTGTATACTGGTTAATTCGTTATTAG
This genomic interval carries:
- the LOC111053878 gene encoding G-protein coupled receptor Mth2-like; the protein is MNIINIYSIYVFVEYWRILFYRTLGEMEIVDFYYFFNLLRPRNFSKMLATLGTCLLLTSYLPKTVSQSAACDMKFSVPIEGEIDDDLTFKATDGTKYKAGEYWHDISRYWGCICKVKKCVQKCCPDGFVADNLDCVPDNTTSVRQQLPEYEVYREDSDGNLELVMDVPRDHFHVIVVSTDQNFTCDFFVPFDDEIEGSALLEDGQIKFPLPDDVPNGINHFKMEEFCMEVNATTGTMHYYGCFEPVIPPKEALKVYPYFLVVNIFFLVITLIVYILLPALRNIPAKCMMNMLGALIIGYSLLASQQFKSTREPKYLCRFIAYTMYFFLLAGYFWLNVMCYDIYSAFRKMKSMPRSKSKKRYVMIGHSCYAWGCPLVMTVFTYFVDMIGPSWIIRPRLAVTSCWFGEEDTASLYFYFYGPMMLLLAANFYFFAITIYKLYEVSKQTAVLKNSESNSNHEKERDRCYLYGKLFVVMGVTWIMEVVSERVGALSTCGM